The following proteins are co-located in the Vigna angularis cultivar LongXiaoDou No.4 chromosome 2, ASM1680809v1, whole genome shotgun sequence genome:
- the LOC128195288 gene encoding uncharacterized mitochondrial protein AtMg00810-like, with protein MSNIGFEKCASEHGVYVQCYQHNGRKEMLIVCLYVDDMLITGSSVERIANFKVQMLQEFEMSDLGQLNYFLGIEFTKTDEGLVMHQSRYTLDMLNKFNMLHCNSANTPTEVGLKLEKDPEEEGVDPTEYRKMVGSLRYLCNTRLYISYSVGLVSRYMQNPKISHLMAIKRILRYLKGTHSFGILLPGGESEGEVRINSYSDSDWCGDKSDRRSTTGYVFFLNGAPISWSSIKEPVVALSSCEAEYIAACEATCQAAWLSSLMSELKIEVEGKVRLLVDNKSAIDLTKHPTSHGRSKHIETRFHSIGEQVSKGKLEVVYCIFEDQIADILTKALKGERFLILRKQIGVKKVEIKVDLQKRTMKT; from the coding sequence ATGAGTAACATCGGGTTTGAGAAGTGTGCATCTGAACATGGAGTGTATGTTCAGTGTTATCAGcataatggaagaaaagaaatgtTAATAGTGtgcttgtatgtggatgacatgctAATCACAGGAAGCAGTGTTGAAAGAATTGCTAATTTCAAAGTCCAAATGTTACAGGAATTTGAAATGAGTGATTTGGGGCAACTAAACTATTTTCTTGGGATTGAATTCACTAAAACTGATGAGGGATTAGTGATGCATCAGTCCAGATATACATTGGATAtgttaaacaagtttaacaTGCTTCATTGTAATTCTGCAAACACTCCAACAGAGGTAGGGTTGAAACTTGAGAAGGATCCAGAAGAGGAAGGGGTTGATCCTACTGAGTACAGGAAAATGGTTGGAAGCCTAAGATACTTGTGTAATACCAGGCTATACATTAGTTACAGTGTGGGCCTGGTTAGCAGATATATGCAGAATCCTAAAATTTCTCATCTGATGGCTATTAAACGAATTCTGAGATACCTAAAAGGTACTCATAGCTTTGGGATTTTACTGCCAGGAGGAGAATCAGAGGGAGAGGTAAGAATTAATTCTTACTCTGACTCAGATTGGTGTGGAGACAAAAGTGACAGGAGAAGTACTACTGGGtatgtatttttcttaaatgGAGCACCAATTTCTTGGAGCTCTATAAAAGAACCAGTAGTGGCTCTTTCATCGTGcgaggctgaatatattgctgcctGTGAAGCCACATGTCAGGCGGCTTGGCTAAGTTCCTTAATGAGTGAATTGAAGATTGAAGTAGAAGGGAAGGTCAGACTGCTTGTGGACAACAAGTCAGCCATAGACCTGACCAAACATCCTACATCGCATGGCAGGAGCAAGCATATTGAAACTCGTTTCCACTCCATCGGGGAACAAGTTAGTAAAGGGAAGCTCGAAGTTGTATACTGCATATTCGAGGACCAGATTGCAGACATACTTACTAAGGCACTGAAAGGTGAACGCTTTCTAATACTTAGAAAGCAGATCGGAGTAAAAAAGGTGGAGATCAAGGTAGATCTACAGAAAAGAACTATGAAAACCTAG